In a genomic window of Polyodon spathula isolate WHYD16114869_AA chromosome 21, ASM1765450v1, whole genome shotgun sequence:
- the LOC121296633 gene encoding 39S ribosomal protein L51, mitochondrial-like: MASLFALFRCGLSAFKPQALREFSTGSSRLIRMHAIPEPKQIDRWTEKRNMFGIYDNIGILGGFRAHPKDLIVAPVWLKGWRGNELERCIRKKKMVGDRMFTEDRHNLNKRIKFLYRRFNHYGKHR, from the exons ATGGCCAGTCTGTTTGCTCTGTTTAGATGCGGTCTGTCAGCTTTCAAGCCGCAGGCATTGAGGGAATTCTCTACAG GATCATCACGTTTAATCCGGATGCACGCCATCCCTGAGCCCAAACAGATAGACAGATGGACAGAGAAGAGAAACATGTTCGGAATATACGACAACATTGGAATTCTAG GGGGTTTTCGTGCCCACCCGAAGGACCTGATTGTGGCCCCGGTCTGGCTGAAGGGCTGGCGTGGGAACGAGCTGGAGCGCTGCATCCGCAAGAAAAAGATGGTGGGAGACCGCATGTTCACAGAGGACCGGCACAACCTGAACAAGAGGATCAAGTTCCTGTACCGGAGATTCAACCACTACGGCAAGCATCGCTGA